In the genome of Montipora foliosa isolate CH-2021 chromosome 3, ASM3666993v2, whole genome shotgun sequence, one region contains:
- the LOC137996196 gene encoding uncharacterized protein, giving the protein MMEALKVNKFGRTYRTGIALDQDMRSLIIDRILQEGGDRVTGYIPRSFRYFSEELKLSVNTITKIWRKFCEELSINPRAKGGTKWSKLTGDDLELIEILKIEKPSVSLAEIISCLEEMGGEEVSMATVSRALKHRLPSGPYTRKKITKIALERFTQTNIFYTQLFINYLATKNPRRLKFSDEAGVKLPDVGTRLYGHSSAGTRCVEVMKKAESPNTTLNMLVSLDGPEYYNLIDGATNTMQFLQFFEEAGNCVNLQTRRPCLQVGDIIVMDNLSAHHYEGGEILEVWLEEMRIELIYLPTYSPDLNPIEFCFNKVKTLLNGEFQELTHTNTKLAVMEAVERITTEDMAGFYEGTSYLFV; this is encoded by the coding sequence ATGATGGAAGCgctaaaagtaaacaaattcgGACGAACCTATCGCACTGGAATTGCGCTGGATCAAGACATGAGATCACTGATAATAGATAGAATCCTCCAGGAAGGTGGTGATCGAGTGACTGGATACATTCCAAGATCGTTTCGATATTTTTCCGAGGAATTGAAGCTTTCTGTAAATACCATCACAAAGATTTGGCGAAAATTTTGCGAGGAACTCTCGATTAACCCTCGAGCTAAAGGAGGTACAAAGTGGAGTAAATTAACAGGAGACGACTTAGAACtcattgaaattttgaaaattgaaaagcCATCTGTCTCACTTGCAGAAATAATAAGTTGTCTTGAAGAAATGGGCGGTGAAGAAGTGTCAATGGCTACTGTTTCCAGAGCGCTCAAGCATAGATTGCCATCAGGTCCttacacgagaaaaaaaattacgaagATCGCCCTTGAACGATTTacacaaacaaacatattttatACACAACTTTTCATCAATTATTTGGCAACAAAAAACCCGAGACGGCTTAAATTCTCTGACGAAGCAGGCGTAAAGTTACCGGATGTGGGAACACGGTTGTACGGCCATAGTTCTGCGGGAACTCGCTGTGTGGAAGTTATGAAAAAGGCAGAGTCGCCAAATACAACACTCAACATGCTAGTATCGTTGGATGGGCCGGAGTACTATAACCTTATAGATGGCGCTACCAATACTATgcaatttttacagtttttcgAAGAAGCTGGGAATTGCGTGAACTTGCAAACCAGGCGTCCTTGTTTACAGGTTGGGGACATAATAGTCATGGACAATTTGTCCGCACATCATTACGAAGGTGGGGAAATTCTAGAAGTATGGCTAGAAGAAATGAGGATCGAACTAATCTACCTACCAACCTATTCACCCGACTTGAATCCGATAgagttttgtttcaataaagtgaAAACTCTCCTAAATGGTGAATTCCAAGAACTCACGCATACAAATACGAAGCTTGCCGTAATGGAGGCAGTTGAGAGGATAACAACCGAAGACATGGCCGGCTTCTATGAAGGGACATCTTAtctgtttgtttga
- the LOC137995063 gene encoding uncharacterized protein: protein MSLSRPVLSPTNSRVNRGLSASIQRCVVISVSKASSQGATSVLYACKLDEDGSIAEGDPIRLFTPNGMYLWENNFINEEKIVVGAILKYRIFGDLFIYSGNTDKKPMNVDKIHLDLEFGVNAYKGIKEARSDAIIGEKGCYLTTKPGSPQIFLISISSGTIRNERVFFKTKLGERINLKLNCRENLIMSTKPVRLQLKLPTDKNDVGDVAVVKFDTSPVELRTPIYAAVCEGLILKYKPKVISVDEEPVRIKNADGIFVLCPGVVTFDSGNTLATSISNELLNILKLEDKIDHTKRVRYSAAGSDANGNPNHGVSSRVWIDLKIRKRVFPVFALVDAAVKNVDLLIGMDVVRDLNDENFTLGK from the exons ATGTCTCTTTCACGTCCTGTTTTATCGCCGACTAACTCACGAGTTAATCGAGGTTTATCTGCCAGCATCCAAAGGTGCGTCGTGATTTCTGTTTCAAAGGCCAGTAGCCAAGGGGCAACAAGCGTTCTTTACGCTTGTAAACTGGACGAAGACGGGTCGATTGCTGAAGGAGACCCAATACGTCTTTTTACACCCAATGGAATGTACCTGTGGGAAAACAATTTTATCAATGAGGAGAAGATTGTAGTTGGTGCAATATTAAAATATCGCATTTTTGGAGATCTGTTCATTTACAGTGGCAACACTGATAAAAAACCAATG AATGTGGACAAGATTCATTTGGATCTAGAATTTGGTGTCAATGCCTACAAGGGCATAAAAGAGGCCCGTTCTGATGCCATAATTGGTGAAAAGGGTTGTTATCTAACAACCAAACCAGGATCTCCCCAAATCTTTCTCATCTCAATTTCATCAGGCACCATAAGAAATGAACGAGtattttttaaaaccaaacttggAGAACGAATCAACTTGAAGTTGAACTGCAGGGAAAACCTGATCATGTCAACTAAACCTGTACGTTTACAGTTGAAACTCCCCACAGATAAGAATGATGTGGGGGATGTTGCTGTGGTAAAGTTTGACACTTCACCTGTTGAATTGAGAACGCCAATATATGCTGCAGTGTGTGAAGGCTTGATTCTGA AATACAAGCCCAAGGTGATCTCAGTTGATGAAGAACCGGTGAGAATCAAGAATGCAGATGGAATTTTTGTTCTATGTCCAGGAGTGGTTACGTTTGACTCAGGCAATACTCTTGCAACAAGCATCTCAAACGAACTTCTGAATATTTTAAAGCTGGAAGACAAAATAGATCACACAAAAAGAGTTCGCTACTCTGCAGCGGGGAGCGATGCTAATGGCAACCCAAACCACGGGGTAAGTAGCAGAGTCTGGATTGACCTTAAAATTCGCAAACGTGTGTTTCCTGTCTTCGCACTTGTCGATGCCGCTGTGAAAAATGTGGATCTCTTGATTGGAATGGATGTCGTAAGGGACCTGAATGatgaaa